The DNA sequence CCAGCTCCACGGGGGCGCTTTGGCCGGGGGCGATGGGGGCGGGTGGTATCTTGTAGCCCACGCAGTAGCAGGCGCTGCTGAGGGCCCCCAGCACGAGCGGGCGCTTGCCGGCGTTGCGCACCACAAAGCGCGCGCTGAGTTGCTGCCCGCTTTCGAGCCGGCCGAAATCGTGGCCCGGGGCACCCTCCACCACCAGGCGCGGCGAGCGGGCAATTTCGGCGGGCGTCAGGGTTTTCTTCTGCTCGGCCTGGGTCAGCACTGTGCCCTTGATGGTGAGCACATGGCTGGGCTCGGCGGCGTTGCTGGTCACGGTCACGGTTTTGCTGAACACGCCGGGCCGGCCGGCGCTGCTGTACACGGCGCGCACCACGCCCGACTTGCCGGGCAGCACCGGCGTTTTGGTCCAGTCGGGGGTGGTGCAGCCGCAGCTGGCCTGCACGTTGGCGATGACCACGGGCTGGTTGCCGGTGTTCGTGAACCGGAACGCGTGGGTGGCCTGCGTGCCCTCCGGTACGGCGCCGAAATCGTGCAGGTCGCGCTCGAACGTGAGTGCGCCCTGGGCCCGGGCCCCCAGGGTGCCGGCCAACAAAGCGAGGGCAAAAATGTATTTCATACGCAGAGCGTTAGAGAAATGGAGCCGGGGCCCCGGGGGTAAACCGCGGCGGCCGGCGGGCCAGGCAAATATACACCGGGCCCCCGCCCACGCCCGGCGCCCTATTTTTGTACCGGCTCCGGCCGTTTTGCCCTTCTCCACATCCCACCCGCTCTACTTAAGTTTTCTAGCCCATGCCCACTGCCGAACTCACCGCTCCGGCCCCCACGGCCGCCCTGGCCCTGGCCGATATTCTGCACGACTACCGCTTGGGGTGGGAGAGCCGGCACGCCTCGCTCGCTGGCCGCAAAGAAGTGTTTATGGGCAAGGCCAAATTTGGTATTTTTGGCGATGGCAAAGAGCTGCCCCAGCTGGCCATGGCCCGCGCCTTTAAGAACGGTGACTTCCGCGCCGGCTACTACCGCGACCAAACCTTTATGGTGGCCATCGGGGAGCTTACCTGGCAGCAGTACTTCGCCCAGCTCTACGCCAACCCCGACGTGGAGGCCGAGCCCGCCACCGCCGGCCGCGCCATGAACGGCCACTTCGGCACCCGCCTGCTCGACGACAACGGCCTGTTCAAACCCCAGACTTCGACCAAAAACTCATCGGCCGACATCTCGCCCACCGCTGCCCAAATGCCGCGCCTCGTGGGCCTGGCCTACGCCAGCAAGCTCTACCGCCTTAACCCCGAGCTGCATCAATTCAGCGACTTTTCGGTGAATGGCAACGAGGTGGCCTTTGGCACCATCGGCAACGCCAGCACTTCGGAAGGCATGTTTTTTGAGGCCCTGAACGCGGCCGGCGTGCTCCAGATTCCGCTTCTGGTGAGCGTGTGGGACGACCACTACGGCATCTCGGTGCCCGCCGAGTACCAGACCACCAAGCAGAGCATTTCGGCCATTATGGCCG is a window from the Hymenobacter nivis genome containing:
- a CDS encoding DUF1573 domain-containing protein, with protein sequence MKYIFALALLAGTLGARAQGALTFERDLHDFGAVPEGTQATHAFRFTNTGNQPVVIANVQASCGCTTPDWTKTPVLPGKSGVVRAVYSSAGRPGVFSKTVTVTSNAAEPSHVLTIKGTVLTQAEQKKTLTPAEIARSPRLVVEGAPGHDFGRLESGQQLSARFVVRNAGKRPLVLGALSSACYCVGYKIPPAPIAPGQSAPVELVYAPRQLGALADVVTLQSNDVATPADAKLTLRATVVRTLAPESLVKESGTTVPFK